CCTCGGCGATGTCGGCGGGGGTTTTGGCTTCGGTGTGAAAGTTGATGCCTTCTTTGGCCGTGGTCGAGGTGACGACGAGGTGGTCGTTCTTGCCGTGGGCGACGAAGATTTGGCGGCCGCCGATGGTAGTCTCTTTGAGCCACTGACGATCGTTCTCGCGCACGCGCAGGGCCTGATTGACCAGGCTGCCGCCGAAAACAGGAGCACCAGGAGGCGGGACGTTCCCCATTTCGAAGTTGATCTTCAGCCCACCTTTCTTCTCGATCACGCCGACAACGCTATCGAAGCCTTGTTTCGGTTCGTAGGCATAGCCGGGGAGCAGGGTAATCTCGAAGCCGCCGGGCAATGCTGTTTGGGCCCAGGCCGGCACAGCTGCGAGCGTGAGGAGCAAACCGCCAACGAGCGCCAGAGTCTGTTGCGAAATCATGGGGGCCTCTGCAAAGGGTAGACAGGTGAAATAAGGGGAGCGGCAACTTGCCGGTCGTTGGGTGCAGGCGCGGGAAGCAAATGGCTCACGGGCTGGGAAGCCTGGACCACGCGAAAAGTCCAGCCGAGCCCACAGGTCAGGGATAAGACGAGAAGTAGAAATGATTGGTTTGCACCCGGCAATAAAGTTTCTTGAGGGAATAATCAACTAGCCTGATCCTAGGGCGAGAAATGCCTGATAATCGTCGCGCCAGCGAGCCTGCGGCGAGAGGATTCGAGGCAAGCGCGATTGAATGCCCGTTTCGCGTGGGATGGCCAGCAGGTTGATATCACCCGTGCCGGGAAAGAGGTTTTCTTTAACGCCCCGGAAGTTGTCCGGAGAGAAAAACGCCGCGAAGTGCCAATAACAGTCGTACGACCTGGCCTGCAGCCAACCAATGGCCTGTGCGGTTGCCGGACCTTCTTTGGCTTCCATGTAAATATGAGGGCGAGTGCGTTCGATCAGGTCGGTGGCACCGAGCAACACGTCGAAGTCCATTCCCTCCACATCGATCTTGATCAATCGGCAGCGCGCGAGGGCCAGTGAATCGAGCGTCACGAGCGGGGTCCGTTCGCCGGGGCCCGAAGAGGTCACGCGCACAGCTCCAAAATTTCCCGCCTGGTCTGGTCCTGGAATCGGAATGAGCACTTCGCCGGCCGACTTACCCACCGCTTCGCGGCGGACCTGGGCGAAGGTAATGCCGTTGAATGTGAGGGTGGCGCACAACGCTTGGGCCACCAAAGGCTGGGGCTCGAACAGGATGAGCTTGCCTTGCGCCCCGACTTTGGCGGCCAAGGCCAACGCAACTGTGCCCACATTGGCCCCAACATCAATCACGACATCTCCCGGCCGCACCAGCTCCGCCATCAGGCGATTTTCGCTTTCCGCGAACTCACCGTAGACTTCGAGCGCTCGGCCAATCACTTCGTCGCGTGGCAAAAAGACCATTGGACCGTGCCGGCAAGTCCGCACACAGAAAACGGTGTTCTGCGAGGCATCTTGCAACTTCAGATCGGGAATGATGTTCGCCATGACGGGTTCGCAATTGCGGTCGGTGCCGGTGAGCATTGGAGCAGGGGAGTGGAATGTTCGCAAATGCCAGTAGCTGAACGATCGATGGATGTCCGATTGCCAGACTTGGTTAACCGGGCCGCTTGCGGCCGTTTGAACTGGTAGTTCGCTTATTTTGCAGTTCACCCTCGCAAGCGAGTGAGTTAACCAGATGACATTTAAAGCTAGTTGGACTACTGGTCACCGTGAGACATTTTTGCCGGAACATTTTGCCAAAATGGCAAGACCAACCTAGTCAACGGTTCGGGGTCTAATGATTGCGGCGTTTTGTCACTGTAGGTTCTGGCCGCTGGCCGGTACTTGGAGCGGTGAGACACCGAAGTGGGAGTTGACGGACGGATGATCCAATGCTGCCCCCAACTACCGACCAGGATCACATCCGGCGGATGTGACCTAGCTTGTGGGCGGTGCAGGGAGATAGCAACTTCGCAAAGTGAAAGGAGATGGTGAATTATGGAAACTGATAGGGCGGAGAGGAAAGTCCCAAGGGAAAGCGATTCGCCCTTGCTTGCGAGCGGAAAGTGGCGAGCAACTGCGGCGCAACTCGGATTTAAGTCGACGATAGTACCT
Above is a window of Anatilimnocola aggregata DNA encoding:
- a CDS encoding FkbM family methyltransferase, with protein sequence MANIIPDLKLQDASQNTVFCVRTCRHGPMVFLPRDEVIGRALEVYGEFAESENRLMAELVRPGDVVIDVGANVGTVALALAAKVGAQGKLILFEPQPLVAQALCATLTFNGITFAQVRREAVGKSAGEVLIPIPGPDQAGNFGAVRVTSSGPGERTPLVTLDSLALARCRLIKIDVEGMDFDVLLGATDLIERTRPHIYMEAKEGPATAQAIGWLQARSYDCYWHFAAFFSPDNFRGVKENLFPGTGDINLLAIPRETGIQSRLPRILSPQARWRDDYQAFLALGSG